The following are from one region of the Jeongeupia sp. USM3 genome:
- a CDS encoding YbaN family protein, with product MVRRNFWRIAGVIALALGAIGVVLPLLPTTPFVLLAAFCFARGEPAWHAWLLRHRVFGPLIKDWEARGAVPRRAKWLATIMMAASLVISALLIRSNAVWFAGISMAVVLVWLWRRPE from the coding sequence ATGGTCCGTCGCAACTTCTGGCGTATCGCCGGCGTCATCGCACTGGCGCTCGGTGCAATCGGCGTGGTGCTGCCGCTGTTGCCGACGACCCCGTTCGTCCTGCTCGCCGCGTTCTGCTTCGCCCGCGGCGAACCGGCTTGGCACGCCTGGCTGCTGCGGCACCGGGTTTTCGGACCGCTGATCAAAGACTGGGAAGCCCGCGGCGCCGTCCCGCGCCGGGCCAAATGGCTCGCGACGATCATGATGGCCGCGAGCCTGGTGATCAGCGCGCTGCTGATCCGCAGCAACGCAGTATGGTTCGCCGGGATTTCGATGGCGGTGGTGCTGGTCTGGTTGTGGCGGCGGCCGGAGTGA
- a CDS encoding LrgB family protein gives MNFDAAFASLKAAPLLWLLVTGLAYLLAEKLYRKSGHNPLLHPVLVAIALIIAILGVARVPYPDYFSGARFFHLLLGPATVALAVPLYDNLQRVRSLLVPLSVSLFVGGVTGIVSALLLGRLFGLSWPVQVSFAPKSVTTPIAMALADKLGGLAPLTANLVIITGIVGAIIVVPLMRWLKVTGEIEQGLALGVAAHGVGTARGFQLSTTTGAFSGLAMGLNGVLTSIVLPVILAFWPH, from the coding sequence ATGAACTTTGACGCCGCGTTCGCCTCGCTCAAGGCCGCACCGCTGTTGTGGCTGCTGGTCACCGGGCTCGCCTACCTGCTGGCCGAAAAGCTTTACCGCAAGAGCGGCCACAATCCGCTGCTGCACCCGGTGCTGGTCGCGATCGCGCTGATCATCGCCATCCTCGGCGTCGCCCGCGTGCCGTATCCGGATTATTTCAGCGGCGCGCGCTTCTTCCATCTGCTGCTCGGCCCGGCGACCGTCGCGCTCGCGGTGCCGCTGTACGACAACCTGCAGCGCGTGCGCTCGCTGCTCGTGCCGCTGTCGGTGTCGCTCTTCGTCGGCGGCGTCACCGGCATCGTCTCGGCGCTGCTGCTGGGGCGGCTGTTCGGCCTGTCGTGGCCGGTGCAGGTCTCGTTCGCGCCGAAGTCGGTGACCACGCCGATCGCCATGGCGCTGGCCGACAAGCTCGGCGGCTTGGCACCGCTGACGGCCAACCTCGTCATCATCACCGGCATCGTCGGCGCCATCATCGTCGTGCCGCTGATGCGCTGGCTCAAGGTCACCGGCGAAATCGAACAGGGCCTCGCGCTCGGCGTCGCCGCCCACGGCGTCGGCACTGCACGCGGCTTTCAGCTGTCGACGACAACCGGCGCGTTCTCCGGGTTGGCGATGGGGCTGAACGGCGTGCTGACGTCGATTGTGCTGCCGGTCATTCTGGCGTTCTGGCCGCATTGA
- a CDS encoding CidA/LrgA family protein translates to MLYGFCVLVLFQLIGEAGSTLLHLPLPGPVLGMLLLAAWCVWHREVDPRLAQVAQGLLGYLGLLFVPAGVGLMLLGPVLRDQGLAMLPVLLGSLVITMAATALTMKAMMNRHRRKLRKRVLARRQNHRGKADEL, encoded by the coding sequence GTGCTGTACGGATTCTGCGTGCTGGTGCTGTTCCAACTGATCGGCGAAGCCGGCTCGACCCTGCTGCACCTGCCGCTGCCCGGTCCGGTGCTCGGCATGCTGCTGCTGGCCGCATGGTGCGTCTGGCATCGCGAGGTCGACCCGCGGCTGGCGCAGGTTGCGCAGGGGCTGCTCGGCTATCTGGGGCTGCTGTTCGTACCGGCCGGTGTCGGGCTGATGCTGCTCGGCCCGGTGCTGCGCGATCAGGGCTTGGCGATGCTGCCGGTGCTGCTCGGATCGCTGGTGATCACCATGGCGGCGACGGCGCTGACGATGAAGGCGATGATGAACCGCCATCGCCGCAAACTGCGCAAGCGGGTGCTGGCGCGCCGGCAGAATCATCGGGGGAAGGCCGATGAACTTTGA
- the murI gene encoding glutamate racemase, producing MQNAQPSHAIGVFDSGVGGLTVVRALMDRLPFENIIYFGDTARVPYGVKSVATIEHFTQQIADFLREQNVKMLIIACNTMAAVAADKVREASPVPVLDVIEAGAFEAARRTKSGGIGVIGTPTTINSNAYARAIHALEPGYRVYSQACPLFVPLVEEGWIDHPVTRMVAQEYLRPVFVESIDTLVLGCTHYPLLKPMLLDVTGSRMQLVDSALAIADQAAGLLAEQGLANPSRGRPDYRCYVTDVPVKFQTIGERFLGRSLGKVELVSL from the coding sequence TCAACCATCGCACGCCATCGGCGTATTCGATTCCGGTGTCGGCGGCCTGACCGTGGTCCGTGCGCTGATGGACCGGCTGCCGTTCGAGAACATCATCTATTTCGGCGATACCGCGCGCGTGCCCTATGGCGTGAAATCGGTCGCCACCATCGAGCATTTCACCCAGCAGATCGCCGACTTCCTGCGCGAGCAGAACGTCAAGATGCTGATCATCGCCTGCAATACCATGGCCGCCGTCGCCGCCGACAAGGTGCGCGAGGCGTCGCCGGTACCGGTGCTCGACGTGATCGAGGCCGGCGCGTTCGAGGCGGCCCGGCGGACGAAGTCGGGCGGCATCGGCGTGATCGGCACGCCGACGACGATCAATTCCAACGCCTACGCCCGCGCGATCCACGCGCTCGAACCCGGCTACCGCGTCTATTCGCAGGCGTGCCCGCTGTTCGTGCCGCTGGTCGAGGAGGGCTGGATCGACCACCCGGTGACGCGGATGGTCGCGCAGGAATACCTGCGGCCGGTGTTCGTCGAAAGCATCGACACGCTGGTGCTCGGCTGTACCCATTACCCCTTGCTCAAGCCGATGCTGCTCGACGTCACCGGCAGCCGGATGCAGCTGGTCGATTCGGCGCTGGCGATCGCCGATCAGGCCGCCGGACTGCTGGCCGAGCAGGGGCTGGCCAACCCGAGCCGCGGCCGGCCGGACTATCGTTGCTATGTGACCGACGTACCGGTGAAGTTCCAGACCATCGGCGAACGTTTTCTGGGGCGGAGTCTGGGCAAGGTCGAACTCGTCAGCCTCTAG